Proteins from one Anopheles nili chromosome 2, idAnoNiliSN_F5_01, whole genome shotgun sequence genomic window:
- the LOC128730710 gene encoding protein THEM6-like gives MWSLVGCVALLYALCDVNYFIRTFCSLLHVMLVPGRIKVTDTRSTVSFCTTQDVDFLLNHMNNGRYLRELDFCRFYWYGRTRFWPLTNAKNLLQGECMVRYRRMLPIFKPYKVETQLVWWDQQSIFFEHKFITLHDGFVRTVAYTRQRAIGTDLLEYVKQFPECRDRPTQPAVLKSWIEANEASSQQLRK, from the exons ATGTGGTCGCTGGTAGGATGCGTGGCTCTACTTTACGCCTTGTGCGATGTGAATTACTTCATCCGGACGTTCTGCAGCTTGTTGCACGTGATGCTGGTGCCGGGGAGAATCAAAGTTACGGACACACGATCTACGGTGA GTTTCTGTACGACGCAGGACGTTGATTTCCTGCTGAATCACATGAACAACGGGCGGTACCTGCGTGAGCTGGACTTTTGCCGATTCTACTGGTACGGGCGGACGCGTTTCTGGCCGCTCACAAATGCAAAGAACTTGCTGCAGGGCGAGTGTATGGTGCGTTACCGACGCATGTTGCCCATCTTCAAGCCGTACAAGGTGGAAACGCAGCTCGTCTGGTGGGACCAACAGTCGATCTTTTTCGAGCATAAGTTCATCACGCTGCATGACGGATTTGTCCGCACGGTGGCGTATACGCGCCAACGCGCTATCGGCACCGATCTGCTCGAGTATGTCAAGCAGTTCCCGGAGTGCCGGGACAGACCAACCCAACCAGCCGTGTTGAAGAGCTGGATCGAAGCCAACGAAGCGAGCAGTCAGCAGTTACGGAAGTGA
- the LOC128723745 gene encoding uncharacterized protein LOC128723745, producing MSLQVSNQTSGRRTPQVYQGFGGVAGAGGAATTPTASNGSSAGSGLGGGGGGSVGRPPKGAGKQSQIPIAISGAGSNETTVPPMAVVQQGGPASLDGSLNQSGLPTPKQYQFDHQYGTMLAKDVAMQLAPGGQPSAGSGRKATNGSGGAQQTNTGNMSAQKKGSVLGSVDVSVGKLETTTTNVAAVAGISAEGSKLRDSPRSGTRAQQQQQQKLDEVVASPKKQEQQQTPKPFDNLLLAEKPLKGFGIEDDDMESLMMSTWDWENEDSPLQPVRSGTTPAKSKLPKATPQVQVGDNPSKTSGKQDNKTTTTTGAEEQKSTGKKTTGNTEKQQQQEEMTRSPKAAPVSVPEADPPSTPTSGGGESLIGRPLRSISGRRSTRPISDIKLTFQRRSTDAHDDSFSSLNVTVGSDVGNNSLLFRTPGSATRKRKDMTPESTSDGPAHVDSPKRARLDFSGFLGFVASPVTMLKNRLSRVKLQSPSVARSLAVEEENASKVVTAEATTTTSASVTTPLEVADATKDKPEEKEASGATSMDVDVANKEPQEKIDQTELPPKDDTDQQQSSSSTAADDEVEVKIVTDKQQKQWCSIM from the coding sequence ATGTCGCTGCAAGTGTCGAACCAAACGTCCGGACGCCGTACACCACAGGTGTACCAGGGATTCGGCGGTGTAGCCGGAGCTGGTGGTGCCGCAACAACACCAACGGCCAGTAACGGCAGCTCAGCTGGCAGTGGACTCGGAGGAGGTGGCGGTGGATCGGTTGGCCGTCCACCAAAGGGAGCCGGCAAGCAATCGCAAATTCCGATAGCGATCAGTGGCGCCGGTAGTAACGAGACGACAGTACCACCGATGGCCGTGGTACAACAAGGCGGTCCAGCATCCCTAGACGGTTCCTTGAATCAGTCGGGTTTGCCCACTCCGAAGCAGTACCAATTTGATCACCAGTACGGGACGATGCTTGCGAAGGATGTCGCTATGCAGCTAGCACCGGGTGGTCAACCGTCCGCAGGCTCCGGACGGAAGGCAACCAATGGAAGTGGTGGTGCACAGCAGACGAATACCGGTAACATGTCGGCACAGAAGAAAGGATCTGTCCTTGGTTCAGTGGATGTGTCGGTTGGAAAACTGGAGACTACCACCACAAACGTTGCAGCCGTTGCTGGCATTTCGGCTGAAGGCTCAAAGCTGCGGGACAGCCCTCGGTCGGGCACACgagcccagcagcagcagcaacaaaagtTGGACGAAGTGGTAGCTTCGCCCAAAAAGCaggaacaacagcaaacaccaAAGCCGTTCGATAATTTGCTGTTAGCGGAAAAGCCACTCAAGGGCTTTGGAATAGAAGACGATGATATGGAGTCGCTGATGATGTCGACGTGGGATTGGGAGAATGAGGATTCTCCGTTGCAGCCGGTGCGTTCCGGCACCACACCAGCTAAATCCAAGCTTCCGAAGGCAACCCCACAGGTACAGGTCGGTGATAACCCATCCAAGACGAGTGGCAAGCAGGACAATAAGACCACTACCACTACCGGAGCAGAGGAACAAAAGTCCACGGGAAAGAAGACGACCGGCAACAcggaaaagcagcaacagcaggaagAGATGACACGCTCTCCGAAAGCGGCTCCGGTTAGCGTTCCGGAAGCCGATCCGCCCAGCACACCGACAAGCGGTGGGGGTGAATCGCTGATCGGTCGCCCACTGCGCTCCATTTCCGGTCGTCGTTCTACGCGCCCGATAAGCGACATTAAGCTTACGTTCCAGCGCCGGTCGACCGATGCTCACGATGATTCGTTCTCCAGTCTGAACGTGACGGTCGGTTCGGACGTCGGTAACAACAGCCTGTTGTTCCGTACGCCGGGATCGGCTACACGCAAAAGAAAGGATATGACTCCCGAATCGACATCGGACGGACCGGCACATGTTGACAGCCCCAAGCGGGCTCGGCTCGATTTCAGTGGATTCCTTGGTTTTGTTGCCAGCCCTGTGACGATGCTGAAGAACCGGCTATCGCGTGTCAAGCTGCAGTCGCCAAGCGTGGCCCGTTCGCTGGCCGTCGAGGAGgagaacgcctctaaggtggTCACTGCCGAAGCCACCACAACTACCAGCGCTAGCGTGACGACTCCGTTGGAGGTAGCAGATGCCACTAAGGATAAGCCGGAAGAAAAGGAGGCCTCTGGAGCGACGTCGATGGACGTTGACGTGGCCAACAAAGAACCGCAGGAAAAGATCGACCAGACGGAACTGCCTCCGAAGGATGACACCGATCAGCAACAATCTTCCTCCAGCACCGCCGCCGATGATGAGGTCGAGGTGAAGATAGTCACAGACAAACAGCAGAAGCAGTGGTGTAGTATTATGTAA